One segment of Capillibacterium thermochitinicola DNA contains the following:
- a CDS encoding cupin domain-containing protein, giving the protein MIRRSQERVVTFKENVFQGEGGVTIRNLLNGPEEMYGKGRAFAHNTLEPGCSIGYHVHQNEGEAYYILSGTGEFNDNGNITTVTAGDVTFTGAGEGHGLKNIGSEPLEFIALIIYQ; this is encoded by the coding sequence ATGATTCGGCGAAGTCAAGAAAGAGTAGTAACGTTTAAAGAAAACGTCTTTCAAGGCGAAGGAGGAGTCACGATCCGGAACCTGCTCAACGGTCCGGAAGAAATGTACGGGAAAGGGCGGGCTTTTGCCCACAATACACTGGAGCCCGGATGCTCCATTGGGTACCATGTTCACCAGAACGAGGGAGAAGCCTATTATATTCTCAGCGGCACCGGTGAGTTCAACGATAACGGGAACATTACTACCGTGACGGCCGGTGATGTGACCTTTACCGGGGCCGGGGAAGGACATGGCCTGAAGAACATCGGTTCCGAACCTTTGGAGTTTATTGCGTTGATTATCTATCAATAA
- a CDS encoding TetR/AcrR family transcriptional regulator, whose protein sequence is MLLLKTASFGKLPADKQEKILQTAIIEFAEHGFEGANINIIAKKAGISVGSMYKYFKNKHDLYMMTVSISVDKLTTALNEIISQKMDFLSTVEKIIRAIQFHSRENVYLTKLYNRMTTENNGEFVRTIVEQIEGVTAHLYAAFIEEAQKNEAARKNINPKYFAFFLDNLFILLQFSYTCDYYKERLKMFVGDEVFADDELLVEQLMKFVKGALYLQD, encoded by the coding sequence ATGCTTCTTTTAAAGACAGCCTCTTTCGGCAAACTCCCGGCCGACAAACAGGAGAAAATACTCCAAACCGCCATCATCGAATTTGCCGAGCATGGCTTTGAAGGCGCAAACATCAATATCATTGCGAAAAAAGCCGGCATCAGTGTGGGGTCGATGTATAAGTACTTCAAGAACAAGCACGATCTTTACATGATGACGGTCAGCATTTCCGTGGACAAGCTGACAACGGCCCTAAACGAGATCATCAGTCAGAAGATGGATTTTTTGAGTACGGTGGAAAAGATCATCCGGGCCATTCAGTTCCATTCCCGGGAAAACGTTTATCTGACCAAACTGTATAACCGGATGACCACCGAGAACAATGGCGAATTTGTCCGGACGATCGTTGAACAGATCGAAGGAGTTACCGCTCACCTGTATGCGGCTTTTATCGAAGAGGCCCAGAAAAATGAGGCCGCCCGGAAAAACATCAACCCCAAATATTTTGCCTTCTTCCTCGACAACCTTTTTATCCTGCTGCAATTCTCCTACACCTGTGATTACTACAAAGAACGGCTGAAAATGTTTGTGGGCGACGAGGTTTTTGCCGATGATGAGCTTTTGGTGGAACAACTGATGAAGTTTGTCAAAGGCGCGCTTTATTTACAAGATTGA